The proteins below come from a single Ptychodera flava strain L36383 chromosome 6, AS_Pfla_20210202, whole genome shotgun sequence genomic window:
- the LOC139135158 gene encoding monocarboxylate transporter 12-like isoform X2, with the protein MNNKKAERTHQEGPVAAALAKRFGHRRVVMTGGILAFTSLMLGSFASNIWQLVLTVGTLHGLAAGLSFSPTTSYTGYYFNRRHSFATGIGYTGIGVGSMVLPLIFQSCLDKYGLQGTLWIYAAMSANICISAAILRPVNTNSKSPTSQTSEHTNTPLSIDSNCDEQSSHLDLKENKLNEENRTVSSSCRKTKPKLRKRAGVFFTRLNEFFDCGRLLSIRLYNVFLVSIFATAIGITISFSHLAPLINEAGISKTNTAILMSIYGIGNVLSGPLWGYIASACKININIYVGCCYTCYGIAVLFTPFVHTFASAAVLTFSLGFGRGAFAGQIPVCVRRMVGDSLFMTGYGWELTVSGIGQLIGPLMSGYLRDYTGTYNYSFYLASLITIGGGVFFLIGYVVDRRLKKRWRPVDSTDETDITETVTAL; encoded by the exons ATGAATAACAAAAAAGCTGAAAGAACACACCAGGAAG GACCAGTGGCAGCTGCGTTGGCAAAACGATTTGGTCATCGAAGAGTGGTAATGACTGGTGGAATATTGGCATTCACATCGCTGATGCTTGGTTCGTTTGCGTCCAATATTTGGCAACTTGTGCTGACTGTCGGGACCCTTCATG GTTTGGCGGCTGGTCTTTCGTTTTCTCCAACGACATCATACACGGGGTATTACTTCAATAGGCGACACTCTTTCGCCACTGGTATTGGATACACTGGCATCGGAGTCGGATCGATGGTTCTGCCACTGATATTCCAGTCGTGTCTGGATAAGTATGGTTTGCAAGGAACGCTTTGGATTTACGCTGCTATGTCAGCCAACATATGCATTAGTGCCGCCATACTACGACCGGTGAATACCAACAGCAAGAGTCCAACTTCTCAAACGTCTGAACATACCAATACACCTCTGTCTATTGACTCAAACTGCGATGAGCAAAGCAGTCATTTGGATTTAAAGGAGAACAAATTGAACGAGGAAAATCGGACTGTTTCCAGTTCTTGTCGCAAAACAAAGCCAAAGCTCAGAAAGAGGGCTGGTGTATTCTTCACCAGGTTGAATGAATTCTTCGACTGCGGTCGGCTCCTGTCAATACGCTTATACAACGTTTTTCTTGTATCAATCTTTGCGACTGCCATAGGGATTACCATCTCTTTTTCACATTTGGCGCCTCTGATAAACGAGGCCGGCatatcaaaaacaaacacagctaTTTTAATGTCTATATATGGCATCGGAAATGTGCTGAGCGGACCATTGTGGGGATACATTGCAAGTGCCTGTAAGATCAACATCAATATCTACGTCGGTTGTTGCTACACATGTTACGGAATAGCCGTGCTTTTTACACCGTTCGTACACACGTTTGCGTCCGCTGCAGTATTGACATTTTCTTTGGGTTTCGGAAGAGGGGCATTTGCAGGCCAGATTCCGGTGTGTGTACGAAGAATGGTCGGCGATTCTTTGTTCATGACCGGTTACGGATGGGAACTCACGGTTTCTGGAATCGGACAACTGATCGGTCCGTTGATGTCAG GTTATTTGCGTGACTACACTGGTACATACAACTATTCGTTTTACTTGGCGAGTTTGATAACGATCGGAGGCGGAGTGTTCTTTCTTATTGGCTATGTGGTTGACAGGAGACTCAAGAAAAGATGGAGGCCAGTTGATTCTACGGATGAAACTGATATCACCGAGACTGTTACAGCACTCTGA
- the LOC139134297 gene encoding monocarboxylate transporter 13-like, whose product MCTVVFGLPMSDKNKVVFRASHGQMEGTQVKQTSTDSADYLEGGYGWFVVLGLFILTFIVRGTVSSSGMVFVAFVEYFDSEAGTTSWINSISSSMSFAAGPVAAALSKKFGHRKVIFAGSFLAFTSLLLGSFSNSIWQLTLTAGFLNGLAYSLVMTPATPFIGYYFNKRQALANGLAWTGFGCGSVLMPFVFRYSLENYGWRGTLLINAALLANMCVGASFFKMPTRKRRKCRLQNPEEQSRCLFVDENVPKEVAEHKSLLHLSRVRGVMKLIYDTLDCSVFIRNYVYVIFILGGSMMSCAQFTASLYLAPIMYERDLDERQVALLLSVFGASAVVGGPLFGFLFSRLPTPLVWPLGVVYLVYGTVMYLLSLASSATSFAILHCMLGICRAIYASQSMTALRQIVGLKLYTSAFGWWQLLNGLAQLIGPSTAGYLRDFFESYRAAFILAGSMGVCGGLVLVVGSLVLQRLASNDSKPKSQEDGGVTPDVTESLTVTE is encoded by the exons ATGTGCACCGTTGTTTTCGGACTTCCAATGTCAGACAAAAACAAGGTAGTCTTTCGAGCGTCACACGGCCAAATGGAAGGCACACAAGTGAAACAGACTTCAACAGACAGCGCAGACTATCTCGAAGGAGGATATGGTTGGTTTGTCGTGCTTGGGCTTTTTATTCTGACTTTCATCGTCCGCGGCACAGTTTCTTCCTCGGGTATGGTCTTTGTGGCATTTGTGGAGTACTTTGACTCTGAGGCCGGTACAACATCGTGGATAAACTCGATATCTTCGAGCATGTCATTTGCTGCAG GTCCGGTTGCAGCTGCACTGTCAAAGAAATTTGGACACAGAAAGGTAATATTTGCCGGAAGCTTTCTTGCCTTTACCTCCTTACTGCTGGGTTCATTTTCTAACAGTATCTGGCAGCTGACTCTCACCGCCGGCTTCTTAAACG GACTGGCATATTCACTGGTGATGACACCGGCGACCCCATTCATAGGATACTATTTCAATAAGCGACAAGCACTTGCGAACGGACTAGCTTGGACCGGTTTTGGGTGTGGATCCGTGTTAATGCCGTTTGTTTTTCGGTACTCTCTTGAGAATTATGGCTGGAGAGGTACGCTTCTGATCAATGCTGCTCTCCTTGCGAACATGTGCGTTGGGGCctcttttttcaaaatgccGACGAGAAAACGAAGAAAGTGCCGTCTTCAAAATCCTGAAGAACAAAGTCGATGTCTTTTCGTCGATGAAAATGTGCCAAAAGAAGTCGCAGAACACAAATCGTTGCTTCACTTATCTCGTGTTCGTGGAGTAATGAAGCTTATATATGATACCCTTGACTGTTCAGTTTTCATACGAAATTATGTATATGTGATATTCATCCTAGGTGGCTCTATGATGAGTTGCGCACAATTCACAGCATCCTTGTACCTCGCTCCGATCATGTATGAGCGAGACTTGGACGAACGACAAGTCGCGCTTTTGCTCTCTGTGTTCGGTGCAAGTGCCGTGGTCGGAGGACCACTTTTCGGCTTTCTCTTCAGTAGGCTGCCAACCCCGTTAGTGTGGCCTCTCGGTGTTGTCTACCTCGTCTATGGTACAGTCATGTACCTGCTGAGCCTGGCATCATCGGCGACTTCATTTGCCATCTTACACTGCATGCTTGGAATCTGTAGGGCCATCTATGCATCGCAGAGCATGACAGCATTGAGACAGATAGTTGGTTTGAAACTGTATACGTCTGCTTTCGGCTGGTGGCAATTGCTTAATGGTTTGGCACAACTTATTGGTCCGTCGACGGCAG GGTATCTCCGTGACTTCTTCGAAAGCTACCGAGCTGCCTTCATATTGGCCGGCAGTATGGGTGTTTGCGGCGGGTTAGTGTTAGTCGTGGGATCATTGGTCCTACAGAGACTGGCGAGCAATGACTCGAAACCGAAATCTCAAGAAGATGGAGGAGTCACCCCTGACGTCACGGAATCGTTAACGGTGACTGAGTAA
- the LOC139135158 gene encoding monocarboxylate transporter 12-like isoform X1 — protein MNNKKAERTHQEGGYGWLTVIGCFIATFFVRGTTASLGVLFIAFVEHYGKGSGATSWVPSMYSSFGFALGPVAAALAKRFGHRRVVMTGGILAFTSLMLGSFASNIWQLVLTVGTLHGLAAGLSFSPTTSYTGYYFNRRHSFATGIGYTGIGVGSMVLPLIFQSCLDKYGLQGTLWIYAAMSANICISAAILRPVNTNSKSPTSQTSEHTNTPLSIDSNCDEQSSHLDLKENKLNEENRTVSSSCRKTKPKLRKRAGVFFTRLNEFFDCGRLLSIRLYNVFLVSIFATAIGITISFSHLAPLINEAGISKTNTAILMSIYGIGNVLSGPLWGYIASACKININIYVGCCYTCYGIAVLFTPFVHTFASAAVLTFSLGFGRGAFAGQIPVCVRRMVGDSLFMTGYGWELTVSGIGQLIGPLMSGYLRDYTGTYNYSFYLASLITIGGGVFFLIGYVVDRRLKKRWRPVDSTDETDITETVTAL, from the exons ATGAATAACAAAAAAGCTGAAAGAACACACCAGGAAGGTGGGTATGGTTGGTTGACAGTGATCGGCTGTTTCATCGCCACCTTTTTCGTGAGAGGAACGACTGCTTCTCTTGGAGTGCTCTTCATTGCATTTGTGGAACATTATGGTAAAGGATCTGGGGCGACGTCTTGGGTTCCGTCAATGTACAGCTCATTCGGGTTTGCGCTGG GACCAGTGGCAGCTGCGTTGGCAAAACGATTTGGTCATCGAAGAGTGGTAATGACTGGTGGAATATTGGCATTCACATCGCTGATGCTTGGTTCGTTTGCGTCCAATATTTGGCAACTTGTGCTGACTGTCGGGACCCTTCATG GTTTGGCGGCTGGTCTTTCGTTTTCTCCAACGACATCATACACGGGGTATTACTTCAATAGGCGACACTCTTTCGCCACTGGTATTGGATACACTGGCATCGGAGTCGGATCGATGGTTCTGCCACTGATATTCCAGTCGTGTCTGGATAAGTATGGTTTGCAAGGAACGCTTTGGATTTACGCTGCTATGTCAGCCAACATATGCATTAGTGCCGCCATACTACGACCGGTGAATACCAACAGCAAGAGTCCAACTTCTCAAACGTCTGAACATACCAATACACCTCTGTCTATTGACTCAAACTGCGATGAGCAAAGCAGTCATTTGGATTTAAAGGAGAACAAATTGAACGAGGAAAATCGGACTGTTTCCAGTTCTTGTCGCAAAACAAAGCCAAAGCTCAGAAAGAGGGCTGGTGTATTCTTCACCAGGTTGAATGAATTCTTCGACTGCGGTCGGCTCCTGTCAATACGCTTATACAACGTTTTTCTTGTATCAATCTTTGCGACTGCCATAGGGATTACCATCTCTTTTTCACATTTGGCGCCTCTGATAAACGAGGCCGGCatatcaaaaacaaacacagctaTTTTAATGTCTATATATGGCATCGGAAATGTGCTGAGCGGACCATTGTGGGGATACATTGCAAGTGCCTGTAAGATCAACATCAATATCTACGTCGGTTGTTGCTACACATGTTACGGAATAGCCGTGCTTTTTACACCGTTCGTACACACGTTTGCGTCCGCTGCAGTATTGACATTTTCTTTGGGTTTCGGAAGAGGGGCATTTGCAGGCCAGATTCCGGTGTGTGTACGAAGAATGGTCGGCGATTCTTTGTTCATGACCGGTTACGGATGGGAACTCACGGTTTCTGGAATCGGACAACTGATCGGTCCGTTGATGTCAG GTTATTTGCGTGACTACACTGGTACATACAACTATTCGTTTTACTTGGCGAGTTTGATAACGATCGGAGGCGGAGTGTTCTTTCTTATTGGCTATGTGGTTGACAGGAGACTCAAGAAAAGATGGAGGCCAGTTGATTCTACGGATGAAACTGATATCACCGAGACTGTTACAGCACTCTGA